In Alnus glutinosa chromosome 7, dhAlnGlut1.1, whole genome shotgun sequence, the sequence ttgatacataaaataattatgcgatgcaaaaaaataataacaaagtaTCCCTGTGTTTCTTGTTTTAATTCTAGATTAGTGTTTGATTAGTAGATTTTACATACCTAGTACTGCATAGAAATGATATTGAGGTTAGGACTCTATTAGAGATCATGTTGAGATCCTAGAACTTGCTTACAACCGGTTTTATGGCTGTTAGGTTCGAATTTGAGGTCTGCACGAGCATTGAATATTCGCCCTTCATTGGACGAACGACGGCGTTTGAGATGAACGTTCGCCATTCATTGAACAAACGATCGCGAGACAAACATAAAGCTTAATTTGAGTTGATTAGGATTTTAGACCTGTTTTAGCTCAAGCTTAAGGCCGATGTTAGgtttttctcagatttcaaGGTTGTGGAGCCTCAAGGAGATTTGTTAGACGAGCCGCGCGATACAAGTGTGTAATactcacatggatactttttgttattattttttcgcATAGCCCAAAATATGCATTACAACTCACGTGAAATGtcgtttttattgttttgaacGTTATTTTGCAAAAATGTGTGATTAAGGGCAAGATAATGTAATGATGAAATTATGAAAGTATACATGTAAAATATGGTTAAgactaaattgcatcgtatgacatgatACACTATTTAATGCGATAAAACGGgcatgggcttactattatacgggTTATTTTTTATGGTCAAATGTTTATAATGTGTTATGATAGGCCTTGGATCTAATGAATGTTTTGTGACATGATAAGCGCTGAATGTTGTATATTCATGCCCCTTAACTCACATATGTTCATTCTTTAGCGttcttatttgtttaatttgtttgttatcATGTTTCAGGGCTTtatatgatagttgcaagaatTCCATGAAAATTTGGCTTAAAATGACACTTTGAAAGCATGCTAGAGACCCTGAGATCGAGCACACTGGTAGAAAGGCTCGAGCGCACCTACCATCTAGGCTCAAGCTCATCAGAGCTCGAACGCCCCATCACTTAGGCTCGAGCGCACATCCTTTGTGCTCGAGTGCATGCGGGCTTACAGTACACTGCATGAGTCCTTTTTCATCTTGGATTGgaattttagaaaagaaaaagagttgttCTATTTCCACTCAGACTAGGAGTAGAGCATAATCATACATAGTAGTTGACGTAGGAAACTAACCATGACTCGTCTGACATTTGGCAGGAATCTTGTAGCACCCTGGCAGAGCCTACAGACGTGAGAATCACCAAACATGGGTATCTGCCAGAAGTCCTTGATCCCAAGTGTAAAATTCTGCCAAATCTGCCTTCCTTGGCTTCTGATTCCACCCAAGCTGAGATTCCAGAATGTAAATCACCCACCGGTGGAGTGGATTTGCAAGCTTATATCCCTGGAGGAATTGTAAATGAGGACCACGTTGAGGTCTTTGAAGATGTAAGCTATTCAACAGAAGCTTATGGTTCTCTCGTTGCCAAACAAAATATCAATGAAGAGGCAGAGGAAATAAAAGAGATTGACGAAGGAATATTGTTGTCGGAATTTGACGCAGTTGGGGACTTTAGTGTCAAAGAAGTTGTTGGCGGAGCAgaggaaattaattttttttttgtagactTTTGTAAATGACTCGTGTCGCTTGTGACACATACATTTGTTTAGCCATTCTTTTGGGTATGTAAATAACATTATGATTTAAGTCTTAAACAAATAGATGATGTAATAGATCTTTTATTGTAATTAACAGTTGTTAGTTGTTTAAGAGTTGATTTCTGCTGTTCATGTTTATATTTTTCGCTGAATAGATAGATATGATATTTTGAtataccaggtacatattatgggatgtgtaccatatgttggctttgtgacTAAACGCCATGTCATTGTAATGACtccatttgtattttgtatataaaaaaaaaaaaaaaaaaaaaagggtcgccACAACTTCGGCTCCCTTTGCAATACATTGTAGAAGCAACTTCGGCTCCTTAAACTCTTATACATAATCATGCTCGTGCTTCATGTTACTTTAGCTTTCATGTCTATGTTTCATTAAATCACAGTCCTCTTACATAAATCGTTAAACACATCATAAAAGCCTTTACTCATACATTTGAAATATACAATCAGATGAGAATATGTAGATAAGGATAGGTGTGCTATCCTTTATCATTTAATAGTTTGTTTATCATTTGATAACTAAGTGTTAATCAGTTGTTGATCTTCAGAAGATAACTAGGCGGCAACTGGTTGCTGATCTTCAGGAGGCACTGCCTTATCTAGTGCTTCAACAGAAACAAATTcgtcctctatttttttttttttattttttttttttatatctttttcttcGAGGGAATGATATCTTTTGTGTGAATGTgaaatttgtgtatatatattggtACTTGGGGTTTTGAttcgttttttttcttcactattTTTGTATTCTACATTTATAGTAAATTTCTTCGTGATCATCTCTATACGTGAACGTGACTCACATTGaagaaatcaaataaatttgaagTTCTTGTGTGCGATCATTTTATCTTATTTACCGTAATTGTAGTAGTATCTTATCCCTCATTCTGCTTTGTTCATTCCCATACCAGTAGCCAAAAGAGCCGTTGATCGTTCCATATAAGCTACGGGTCTAACCAGTAGAAACGAAAGTTGTACCCAAGTATTGGCAAAAACAACTGAATTTGGAAAAAGGGTAAAATAATATTCCTATCGAAGATGTGGTAAAACTTTAACTTACCGTACAAGTATCTTCTATCAGTAACGGTGAAATTATTCAATCGATCACATACACGCATTAAGACAATGATGGCAAAAAGTAAGTGATGTGGAcaccctaaaataaaaaaaataaaaaaaactttcttcgaataataataaaattagatgttaattaaaatttgggatCGATGATGATAACTTAGAATCTATGAATAAGATAATGCAAAAGCAGAAATTAAAGTTTAGTTTGGCGATAATGGGAGCAGGAtattgggcttgtttgataaGTTACAGAACAGATAAGCATAATGCTGATActgtttatgtactttttttttttttttttaatcatttttttatatttttaaccaccaatcaacatcaaaacattttcactttttatatcacatcaataattttttattactattcaaattaaaaaattcactacaatacaaatttttttcacatttttatacaaattctttttattttatatcatatcatcactttgttctgttctgttctgttctgttctatACAGATAGGAGTTGACGGCCATGACCTGTCCAAGCCAAGCAGGATTCAAATCCAAGCTGTCCCATTTCTTGAACCAGACCCTAAATCCAGTTCGCGGAATTAAAAGGCAAGCCCTGCTGCCACTACCGGAGGAAGAGAGACCTGTGGTACACCTTTTACCCGCATTGACAAGGGACGTGAAGCAGGAAGCTCCAGCTTCATGGGTGGCCTCTGTTTAGATTGTGAAGAACAGAGTGAAGGTTGCGGAAGGAGGCAACGTGGATGTGTTTTTTTAACCTCCTTTGAAACGGTACCGGTGTTAAGGTGTTTTTCATCAAAACGTTTTTCCACGACGTCATTTGAGTTAAAATATGTTAAAGATGAATCTGGACCGTTACCTTTTTCTACCGCAGACGTCCGGAAATTTTCTTTACAGCATGGATCCGTCACAAACGGAGCGTGCACGATAAGATATTCTTGTATTGTTTTGGTTTTAGGGGTCGTCTAGAGGGTTATTTGGGTGCCTCCAAGTGGCAAGCCTTCGTGCCTTCACGACTTTCTTTGTCGAATGTTTGACTTAGTTAAGGTAACACAGAGATGGAGACGACAAATTAAGGAGTAAGCATCTCTCGCTGGGATAAAATATACTCAACCACCTTTGTCTTCCAAATTCTATTTTTCCCATCTTAGGGCGACCTTGGGCTTGTGTAATGACTTTTAATGTCCCTGTAATGCCAAACCTAATTCCCTATTTTAATTGTCATTTACCTTGGCGTAAGCACTtgcatattataaaaaaaaaaaaaaaaaaaaaaaaaaaccaaacggCTCATTTCAGTTGTATAACcgtttactaaataacattattatttttctttgagtaatactatattaaatataatattatataactattatacaacttgatgatgtaaCAACAAAAATTAGCCCTTAGATCGATCtgtacttgtaaaaaaaaataaaaatatatttccaaTATATGGCTTGTTTTCAATGCCACACGTCATGACAATTATATGacagtttattaaataataatattgtcaTTTAAGTTGgcataatttttcttcttctacttatGGATCTTGGTGTTCGTGTGTTACGATTTGAagtattttatataatttaagtaTAATGTTAATCATGTGTTTATAAGTTGTTGGTCACCCTTCCTTTATAAgccgatttttaaaaataagttatattcGAAGTTTGTATGAGGGTGATTCTCTTATTATTTGTTGCGGTTGATTGAAGACCCTATCAGCTGTTCTCAAAATTGAGTTTTTAATATCATGAATTCAGCTGGCTTAGATGCTTCATGGAGGTTTTTCAAcggtttagatttaattctaaatttttttatgaagaaaaactaCAAAAGAGACTtaagccaaaaataaaaaataaaaataaaggaaggTTAGATTAGTCATTTTGGGAATGTCAAAGCAAGGGTATACGAGGGAGAAAAAAGCCTTAATTGACTGATATTTTGTCCACATTACTAATGATTCTAACATAAGATGACAAGTAGAAAACAAAACCTGCCAATACGTGTTAGACCAACTGCTTATAGAAAATTCAGATATAAATCTCCATTAACACTCAAGCAAGAACATGTAGACGAGCTCTCCACTACCTTTTAGAGCTAAAATactttctctccttttttctgTCTCCCTTCTTTAAATCGAAATCCTCTCAACCAGCTTATTGTCTCGTGGAAATCTGCAATGGAGATTCAATTCCAACAACAAAAGCAGCATATGAAAAAGGCAGGCATTCCAATAAGCAAAGAAAGCAAGTTCAAGGGAGGAAGAAACAGAAGCAGAAACACAAACAGGTTTGTCGGGGTGAGACAAAGGCCTTCTGGGAGATGGGTGGCTGAGATTAAAGACACGACACAAAAGATAAGGATGTGGCTCGGCACATTTGAGACTGCTGAAGAAGCCGCCCGAGCTTACGATGAAGCCGCTTGCCTTCTTCGTGGATCCAACACTCGCACCAACTTCATCACCCATGTCTCCTCGGATTCTCCTCTCGCTTGTCGGATTCGGAATCTCCTCAACAACAGAAAGGAAGCCAAAGAACAACAGGTTAACGTAGATGCTACCATTTCCACAATTACTAGCAGTTCTAGCAGTAATACTACTAGTTCTAGTACTTCCAGAAGCAGCGACGGAAAATCCGCTTCTTCTGAGGTATTCCAAGATACGCAGTTGTTTGATAATGCATATAAACCAGATTTAAGAAACTGTAGCGAGGAATTTGAGCTGGGTTCTTCTCAGTGTGGTCCTTCGTGGGGTTTTGATCGGTTTTTGTTTACTCAAGAAGCGTTGGATTTGCCAAAGAACATAGCTTTTCATGACGCGGCGGAATTGGAGATTTCAGAATTTGAGAGGATGAAAGTTGAAAGACAGATATCAGCTTCGCTATATGCAATGAATGGAGTCCACGAGTATATGGAAACTGTGCATGATCCTGCTGAAGCTCTGTGGGATCTTCCACCGTTATGTTCATTGTTTTGCTAAACGTGATGGGAATATTAATGgccttgaattttatttttccctgcTTCTCagcctttaatttctttttgttccCTTTTAATTTGACCCAAAAGGTGGTATATGATATGGCTGAGGATGGGTTGCAAGATTACATTAACAAGagaattttaaatataaaaatgaaaattttatttaattgtttgataatgcaatttgctttttttttttttttttttttttttttttttttacatgttggAGGGGAtggaggattcgaactagtgacctccgcttcatgaggcgtggtccccgaCCGATTGAACTACCTCTTGGAAACAATTTGCTGTTAATTAGTAATGATCATTCAATCGTTAAGGTTTCTTATTATTGTGGTCCATTTATCTATTGAGTTTTCAATAGAGTTAATGTTTTTAAAATGCctctcgaaaaaaaaaaaaaaaaaaaaaaaaaaaaaaaaaaaaaaaaaaaaagaaaggtgaAAAAGTTGGACATGATTTTAAAAGGCCTCATCAATCAGCACTCTCAATCTCTATGAAGTTCAAACAATCATGttgatttaaatattatcattattattattattattattttgtttaaatcaCCATCATGTTGATTTAAATATTCCCGTATTTCACATTGTTTAAAATATCTCCCTCTGATTGGGAGTGCAAAGAATATAAACAATatcttacaaataaaaaaaatacaattgcATCTCAAATAGGAAAGTTTTAGAGCCTTACAGCCATTACCTACAAGTTGCAGTATTAATTTGCCTAAGTAAAAATATCTCTTACTATATATGCAGTTTACTCTTCTTCTAAATAATAATACTTATCTTCTGGTTGCCTTTTGGTCACTCGCACTGGGCATGGCTATCTAATCCTTATGTAATCCTTGCGTTAAGCATAAATAATCCATCTTATGTATCTTTCTATCATcctaggtatatatatatatatatatatatatatatatatatatatatatatatatatatatatgtttgtttctAGGGATAACAGTGGCGGAACCACGTTCAAGACTAGGAGGGTGGGGGCCATTGCACCCACTGAAATTTCACACAGTTTTGGGAACTAGTTAAAATGTTTCTCAAGTTGTTAACTTGCTTCGACTAATTAAACcagaaaaaagaagtaaaataaaaaattcagtgGTATTCCTTTTTGAATTCCAccttcaaacaaaaattactagGATACCACTgtttataaaatacttaaaaaattaaattaagaccCATGGCGTGGCCATGGGTCTTAATACGGCTTAATATcaaacaaaaacttgaagagTACGTCAATGGTCTCAGTATGTTCGAAATGAGACATGCATGATTCTTGCATGTGCAATTGTTGTGCAGGATTCAAGAGATATGGGTGGGTCTCACGTGAAACTCACTCGATCTATGTTTCTTGTCTTTTGCACAACTGTTGTACAAGAGACATTTCTAGTTCGAAATAGGCATTTTTATGAAGCGCTAGGCAGTTATGCATGCACAAGATCATGAAGTGAATGTTGAAGTTCAATTTGACAAAAACCCACTTCTATGTCATAGGACAAACGGTAATCAACTCATTCTAAgccaaaaattgaaaagaaatcaatatatatagttGTCTCAGAAACACTACTATCGTGGCCCTTGACTGACTCCTCCTGGCGACGTTATGGCTCATCGTTGGCCCCGACCACGCAGTGGatcattttttccttaaaaaaaaaaaaaaaattaaattaaattaagggtATATTTGTATTCTTAAAACTTTTATAAGGGTATAAGAGACATTTCACgtacaatttaaatataaatatttttatctgaataagattatatatattatataatttacttGCTTCCACTAACAAGATTGCCCCAACTGACTCCTAGAAAAGGTGAGGATTGTTAGAACAGCTGATTAGGATTAGGGGCCGAGGTAATGATCCGAAATGCctgaaaagaaaggaaaagtttaTCACAAGAGCATAACGGAACGGGCCGACGGGAGATAACTCTGATACTTAAGACAAATCATACTTCATCTTAGTAgttaggtggacgatccgtgcctactgaagatgggttattcttatttcttattaaaagtgttttCTTGATGATATTGTTGGGTGCTTGACAAGCACAcacgagtcatatcattcatgtaaaTGAAATTCCCATGTTAACTACGGTTTACTATCATTATGAGGTTAATAGTGAAGTCAATCCCATATATCTTCTTCATcttatcttttacttttatgtttttatttagtttcaattgcaaaagaaaatcaattatctttttctgaattagattagaaTTAATCTTGATAATTTAACAACTAAAACCTATAGTCTTTGAGGCTCGACACCCTCATATAGACatatcctacaaagattcgtaTTATTAcgagtgataattttattattgatatacaCATACACTTAAATCTACATCATGAGCTCTTTTGGGGTAAAACCCAAGAACAAAACCGTGCAAGCTTGGCCCAAAGTGGACAATATTATACCACTTGGAGAAGGCTATTACATAAACAAATGATATCAAAGTCACCTAGTAATGCCAGACCATGTGGTATTGAAGCATCGCATGACGTGGTCATGATGAAGACGTTAAAGGTTTAAGGGAGTGAGTTTGTAACACCCATGTTCCACATTGGAAAGATGATGAGTAGCCCCACATGAAGTGAGttgtttataaagatagtcatgaatACTAAGTCCTACATTACTTAGTTACTAAatgaaattgagctttataagggattctaggaaagctctaaattgactagccagtttgaggtgatagcgcagatgtggctagctcTTTTCCTTGAGTCGTTAAAATCCTGAGTTGTGTTGGGATGAGCTTTTAAAAGGtattgataatagcttaaatgtACACATTTTCTTTAATTAGAGTAAGCATTATCATACATTGCTTTGTAgtaattcttgtattttatatttaattgtggaatattatTCAATTATTAAAGTTGAGCTTAAATAGATATTAATGCAATGTATTATGTTTTCATTGgaattgaaaaattcaaaaaaatacaaaagcaaagcaaagcaaggcaaataaaaaaatgcaagcCAAAGGGGTCTTTAAACTGGCGTTGCTTCTCTATATGCGTGGGAAAAGGAAATGTATGTGTGGGCTTCATAAAATCCAAAAGAAGAAGGAATAGCAAATAGTGTGGATCAAGTAAGAACTAAATGCAGCAAATTAGGAAGCCAAAGTCAAGCAACGAAGAAAATGTCAAAAGTTTAGAGGAAGGGATTTTTCGTTGGTCCGGCTCTCTAGGGTATCGTCGGTCTGAACCATAGCAGAGTTGCCAATTTTTTTGTCTCCTTCCTGCCACTGTGATAGGAGGTTTATGTCCCACCAATCACCACTGGTTTAAATCTAGTTGTCTACTGGATTTCGTTTCATGGCTGAGGAGTGTGGGGATCCTTATGGTTGTATTCCTTTAACAAAAGGGGAGCAGCAAGGTATTACAATTGGCGACGATGAGACGGAAGAACTGCGGGCAAAGGGGTCAAAATGTTTGGTGGGCAGGTTGGGGGTTCCCAAAAAACTCAACAAGGAGGCATTCAAATCCCTTTTATTGCGCATATGGAGGACAACATGAAGAGTTTTTTCAAAGAGATAC encodes:
- the LOC133873057 gene encoding ethylene-responsive transcription factor ERN1-like, with product MEIQFQQQKQHMKKAGIPISKESKFKGGRNRSRNTNRFVGVRQRPSGRWVAEIKDTTQKIRMWLGTFETAEEAARAYDEAACLLRGSNTRTNFITHVSSDSPLACRIRNLLNNRKEAKEQQVNVDATISTITSSSSSNTTSSSTSRSSDGKSASSEVFQDTQLFDNAYKPDLRNCSEEFELGSSQCGPSWGFDRFLFTQEALDLPKNIAFHDAAELEISEFERMKVERQISASLYAMNGVHEYMETVHDPAEALWDLPPLCSLFC